The Cyanobacterium sp. T60_A2020_053 genomic sequence AATATTGAATTGATTGGCTATAGGAAATTCTTGTTTCATAAACTGACAAAATACTTGTCCTGTCTGTATGGCTTTCACGTCGCCACCATAACTGTCAAAAACTTCTTTTGTTAAATCTAAAGAGTTTTGGGATTGTACATTCTCATCAAAATAATTATTTATTGCTTGTAAAAATTTTAGATTTTTACGAATATTTGTTATCAAAAATAAAAATAAAATACTGCTAAATATTATACAGATAAAAGCAAATTTGTTATTTAAAAAACCTATTTTAGAGAGATTATTGTTTCCTTTGTTGATATGATTAAAAGAATTTGTATTAGTAGTAAAATTTTTTCCCTTCAATTCATTATATTTCCTAAAATCTGATTCTGCCCTTTGAAAAAAACCTTGTTTTTCTAAAATTGTTCCTCTGTAAAAATAAGCATCAGCAAAATTTGGGTCTATTTTTATTGCTTTACTAAAATAATTTAATGCTTCTTCCCAATCTTCATTTTCAGCACACAGCACACCTAATCTATAATAATTTTTTTGTTTGCTCATGATTATTCATCACTATTAACTAATATTCGGTGTATTTAATTGAGCCTTGAATAAAATCGCACTAATTAACAAAATTGTATCATAGATAGATTACTGTTTAATCTTGTCAATTTAAATACTTGATCTTAATATACTAAAACATACAGAAATAAAGGTAAGACTTTTTCCCTAGTAGAGCAAGGGAAAAGAATAGATAATTAACGAGTAAAGTTACTAACTAACCACAATAAAAAGAAAGTAATAAAACTCACAAATTGTTCAGAAGAAAAATTAATCATTAAACCAGAATTAACCAGTAAATTAAAAATAAGAGAACTAAATAAAACCCCTACCACAAAAGAAGCAAAAGTTAA encodes the following:
- a CDS encoding tetratricopeptide repeat protein, which encodes MSKQKNYYRLGVLCAENEDWEEALNYFSKAIKIDPNFADAYFYRGTILEKQGFFQRAESDFRKYNELKGKNFTTNTNSFNHINKGNNNLSKIGFLNNKFAFICIIFSSILFLFLITNIRKNLKFLQAINNYFDENVQSQNSLDLTKEVFDSYGGDVKAIQTGQVFCQFMKQEFPIANQFNISEQELKENAGEYIAFLIHTTSLVGEYFSQGDSPSFYSILQGNINRDQPPEIASIASAITYSAVEVYCPKYKQLYRLK